One genomic segment of Syntrophorhabdales bacterium includes these proteins:
- a CDS encoding FAD-dependent oxidoreductase, producing MARVILGYWKDTVIDNRAVPKRVIQETFPGFEDFEEGNRHRAFIGWDGFFIFDREAPVVDMIRHYVQRIQKESCGYCTPCRVGTKIVGDKLSSIAAGFGREQDISDIRQLAEVIRDASMCELGHTSMNALLKIMELMPEAFEEAVRERRPVPRGAYHSILTAPCIEACPAHLDIPYYVDAIRSGNYNESLAIIGQKNPLPGICGRVCVRPCEFACRREELDDPISIKYLKRFVTDQIQSYAATRSKKMEPAPLTSDKKVAIIGSGPCGLTAAFFLRQKGYPVDVFEQLPEPGGMSAVGIPDYRLPRSIIAAEVSRIAETGVQFHYGVQVGRDKTMKELRAEFGALLIAIGAHGGKKVGITGEESKPLGLVSGVTFLKNVNLLLPKNEFVPPEGTSVVVIGGGNVAMDCARSARRLGYSTVRVVYRRTEHEMPADAEEIRDARDEGIEFHFLTHPIRLESASNRVTGLTCVRMELGEPDASGRQRPVEVKGSDFFLECDVVIPAIGQGTDFSMFGGDFLVKTTKWGTVEVDEETLMTSQEGVFSGGDCVSGPKALIDAMRQGLHAAHSIDLYLKGEKMCAPEGQRMFEMLKSMNLPQSPVNRTGNKPRSHPEMRPVNERTGDFNEVEAGYSPKEAIAEAERCLRCYRLAMFVTEE from the coding sequence ATGGCAAGGGTGATTTTAGGGTACTGGAAGGACACCGTAATCGACAACCGCGCAGTACCAAAGAGGGTGATCCAAGAAACCTTCCCCGGGTTTGAGGATTTTGAGGAAGGGAACCGGCACCGAGCCTTTATCGGATGGGATGGTTTCTTCATCTTCGATCGTGAGGCACCCGTGGTCGATATGATAAGGCACTATGTGCAGAGGATACAGAAGGAGAGTTGCGGCTACTGCACACCTTGCCGCGTGGGTACCAAGATAGTGGGCGACAAACTAAGCTCAATTGCCGCGGGCTTCGGTCGCGAGCAGGACATCAGCGATATACGGCAGCTGGCAGAAGTGATCAGGGACGCGTCCATGTGTGAGCTTGGTCACACGTCCATGAACGCGCTTCTGAAGATTATGGAACTCATGCCAGAGGCCTTCGAAGAAGCCGTGCGGGAGCGCCGCCCGGTGCCGAGGGGCGCTTACCATTCTATCCTTACCGCACCGTGTATTGAGGCATGCCCGGCACATCTGGACATTCCCTATTATGTCGATGCGATACGCAGCGGCAACTATAACGAAAGCCTTGCCATCATAGGGCAAAAGAACCCCCTTCCCGGCATTTGCGGCCGCGTCTGTGTCCGACCCTGCGAATTCGCCTGCCGTCGAGAGGAACTGGATGACCCGATTTCCATAAAATACCTGAAACGCTTCGTTACGGATCAGATTCAATCCTACGCAGCGACACGGTCAAAAAAAATGGAGCCGGCGCCGTTAACTTCGGACAAAAAGGTTGCAATCATAGGCTCCGGTCCCTGCGGCCTGACGGCGGCGTTTTTCCTGAGACAGAAAGGATACCCCGTCGACGTATTCGAGCAATTGCCTGAGCCCGGCGGAATGAGCGCCGTAGGAATTCCCGACTACCGTCTTCCCCGCTCCATCATCGCGGCTGAGGTAAGCCGCATCGCTGAGACAGGCGTGCAATTCCATTATGGCGTACAGGTCGGACGGGATAAAACGATGAAGGAGCTTCGCGCCGAATTCGGTGCCCTTCTGATCGCAATCGGCGCGCACGGAGGCAAGAAGGTGGGTATCACCGGAGAGGAGAGCAAGCCTCTGGGCCTGGTTTCCGGCGTGACCTTTCTGAAGAACGTGAATCTTCTCCTGCCGAAAAACGAGTTTGTGCCGCCGGAGGGCACAAGCGTGGTAGTGATCGGCGGGGGAAATGTTGCGATGGATTGTGCCCGCAGTGCCCGCCGCCTCGGCTACAGCACGGTAAGAGTGGTTTACCGGCGGACCGAGCATGAAATGCCTGCGGATGCCGAGGAAATCCGGGACGCAAGGGATGAAGGCATTGAGTTTCACTTCCTGACCCACCCTATCAGGCTTGAATCGGCAAGCAACAGGGTGACGGGATTGACGTGTGTGCGCATGGAACTGGGCGAACCGGATGCATCCGGGCGCCAACGGCCGGTTGAAGTAAAAGGTTCTGATTTTTTTCTGGAATGTGATGTAGTTATCCCGGCCATAGGCCAGGGAACCGACTTCTCGATGTTCGGGGGCGACTTCCTGGTGAAGACAACCAAATGGGGTACAGTGGAAGTCGATGAGGAGACGCTCATGACCAGCCAGGAAGGGGTTTTCTCCGGTGGTGATTGCGTCTCGGGCCCCAAAGCCTTGATTGACGCTATGCGGCAGGGATTGCATGCAGCCCATTCAATTGACCTCTATCTCAAGGGTGAAAAGATGTGCGCGCCCGAAGGGCAACGAATGTTCGAGATGCTCAAGTCGATGAACCTGCCCCAGTCTCCTGTCAACAGAACAGGCAACAAGCCGCGAAGCCATCCTGAGATGCGGCCGGTCAACGAACGCACCGGCGATTTCAATGAGGTTGAAGCAGGCTATTCGCCGAAGGAAGCAATTGCGGAAGCAGAGCGTTGTTTGCGCTGCTACCGTCTGGCCATGTTCGTAACGGAGGAATAA
- a CDS encoding branched-chain amino acid ABC transporter permease: MFKKFLTPSNGFWLIALIGLLFVPKFVDPYWVVFLLLLFMYIGIGSSFNITAGYLGYVNLGHYAFFGISAYGFAILYAKGVPFVICMATGVVVTLIFATLISYPFLRLKGGYFALANFGLIKLFELVAGSLRDFTGGTQGISLTPGYRPYQTYYMFLAVALLTVIVCYWIPKSKFGLALFSIREDEEVAEAFGINVNRRKMAAYILSSAFPALLGAGYAWYSAYIDPEVVFGTDKALLPVTMVMLGGTGTFLGPIFGAVFMLIIEEFLWTSTWLPVWIKSLHLTMLGLILASVGIFSPGGLVTLSPMAAFFRKVGMGRFLGSSHKVLSIE, from the coding sequence ATGTTTAAAAAATTCCTCACACCATCCAACGGTTTCTGGCTCATTGCATTGATCGGTCTTCTGTTCGTCCCCAAATTTGTAGACCCATACTGGGTTGTTTTCCTTCTCCTTCTCTTCATGTACATAGGTATCGGTTCAAGCTTTAACATCACCGCAGGCTATCTCGGGTATGTCAACCTCGGCCACTACGCGTTTTTCGGCATCAGCGCCTACGGTTTCGCCATTCTCTACGCCAAGGGAGTTCCCTTTGTTATCTGCATGGCTACAGGCGTTGTCGTAACCCTCATCTTCGCAACGTTGATCAGTTATCCTTTTCTGCGGCTCAAGGGCGGGTATTTTGCGCTCGCTAACTTTGGACTGATTAAACTGTTTGAACTCGTCGCCGGAAGCCTCCGCGACTTCACAGGAGGCACGCAAGGAATCTCCCTGACACCGGGATACAGGCCGTACCAGACCTATTACATGTTCCTGGCAGTGGCTCTGCTGACAGTCATCGTCTGCTACTGGATTCCAAAATCGAAATTCGGCCTCGCTCTTTTCAGCATACGTGAAGATGAAGAAGTTGCCGAAGCCTTTGGCATCAATGTGAACAGACGAAAGATGGCTGCCTATATTCTGAGCTCGGCCTTCCCTGCCCTGCTGGGTGCGGGTTATGCCTGGTACTCGGCGTACATCGATCCGGAAGTCGTCTTTGGTACGGATAAGGCGCTGCTTCCCGTAACCATGGTCATGCTTGGAGGAACCGGAACTTTTCTCGGCCCCATATTCGGCGCTGTTTTCATGCTGATCATCGAAGAGTTTTTGTGGACATCAACGTGGCTTCCGGTATGGATCAAATCTTTGCACCTGACGATGCTGGGGCTCATCCTGGCATCCGTTGGCATCTTCTCCCCCGGAGGGCTCGTAACTCTGAGCCCCATGGCAGCCTTCTTCCGCAAAGTCGGCATGGGTCGCTTCCTAGGCTCCTCGCACAAGGTCCTGAGTATAGAGTAA
- a CDS encoding branched-chain amino acid ABC transporter permease — MQILIQLILAGVLQGGTYALAAFGLSLIFCIADVLNITHGEFLMLGGLVTYIIFGATGWNPFLILLIVIPLFVCVGFIYQRTFIKPILNRPPRQLLFSSIVVTVGIATAIEDTTSFIWGPTVKGVSFSMPAIMAGGIVISSLRLTILLSIIALTLFLHFYLKKSFMGKAIRAILQNREGATVIGINVPKVVTFVFGIAISLAAVAGVFYVLQFTIGPFIGLPLTIRYIAIVMLGGSGSLIGSLVGGLILGVAETFAGFFIGSHWSLTVAFFTLVLVLLLRPQGLFKHV; from the coding sequence GTGCAGATCCTAATCCAACTGATTCTCGCCGGAGTGCTCCAGGGCGGCACCTATGCGCTTGCCGCCTTCGGGCTCTCTCTCATCTTCTGCATTGCAGACGTGCTCAACATCACCCACGGGGAATTTCTCATGCTGGGCGGGCTGGTCACGTACATCATCTTTGGCGCCACCGGCTGGAATCCCTTCTTGATTCTGCTCATCGTCATCCCTCTTTTTGTGTGCGTGGGTTTCATCTACCAAAGGACGTTCATCAAGCCCATTTTGAACCGTCCCCCGCGGCAACTGCTCTTCTCTTCCATTGTCGTCACCGTCGGTATTGCGACCGCTATTGAGGATACCACCTCATTCATCTGGGGACCCACGGTAAAAGGCGTTTCCTTTTCCATGCCTGCAATAATGGCTGGCGGCATCGTTATCTCCTCGCTGCGCCTGACCATCCTGCTGTCGATTATCGCGCTGACTCTTTTTCTCCATTTCTATCTGAAGAAGTCATTCATGGGAAAGGCAATACGCGCGATCCTTCAGAACCGTGAGGGTGCAACCGTCATCGGCATTAATGTTCCTAAAGTGGTTACGTTTGTCTTCGGCATTGCAATCTCGCTCGCTGCGGTTGCCGGGGTTTTCTATGTTTTGCAGTTTACCATCGGACCATTCATCGGTCTTCCTCTGACTATTCGCTACATCGCTATTGTTATGCTGGGTGGCTCCGGCAGCTTGATCGGGTCGTTGGTCGGAGGGCTGATCCTGGGAGTGGCCGAGACATTTGCGGGTTTCTTTATAGGTTCCCACTGGTCGCTTACAGTCGCGTTTTTTACGTTGGTCCTCGTCTTGCTCCTCAGACCCCAGGGGTTGTTCAAGCATGTTTAA
- a CDS encoding amino acid ABC transporter substrate-binding protein encodes MRKGCLIFVLATVLVIGLLLPASAQEKKEIVIGMTLCLTGRYAVDVGPFDKMVKAWENYVNKKEGGIYVKAYKKKLPVRTIIYDDKSDQATAVKFYERLVTVDKCDILIGPKSSPITFPVTAVAEKYHIPMILATANTPQIFERGFKWIVGVNNLSTAWSDSYFELLGEEKQAKTIGYVAEDTPHTREVYEGAIPNAEKRGFKTVFKDVAPAGTTDFTSILVKLKAADPDVIYVSAFTPFAVTFKKQAKEFGLKPREWHFTHADKSFSDALGKDANYVTTEYNWLTGMPYGDLKKFHEILKEAKIDPEEYMDTSLHYTPLEVVEVAVPKADSLKPDDLMKAIKAVNFESVIGPMYFEPTKGHSAFKQLAIQYIDGKYYIIGPKKIATHRHVYPNPAP; translated from the coding sequence ATGAGAAAAGGATGTTTGATTTTTGTTCTGGCAACGGTGCTCGTTATCGGATTGTTGTTACCTGCTTCGGCCCAGGAGAAGAAGGAAATTGTGATAGGCATGACTCTTTGCCTTACCGGAAGATACGCTGTTGACGTAGGCCCCTTCGACAAAATGGTGAAGGCTTGGGAGAACTATGTAAATAAGAAAGAGGGCGGTATCTACGTCAAGGCTTATAAGAAAAAGCTTCCTGTCAGGACGATCATCTATGATGACAAGAGCGACCAGGCAACAGCCGTGAAATTCTACGAGCGGCTTGTGACAGTGGATAAATGCGATATCCTGATCGGACCCAAATCAAGCCCCATTACGTTCCCGGTTACGGCCGTGGCCGAAAAGTATCACATCCCCATGATACTGGCTACTGCCAATACCCCGCAAATTTTTGAACGCGGCTTCAAATGGATCGTGGGCGTTAACAACCTGTCCACCGCGTGGTCAGATTCTTACTTTGAACTGCTCGGTGAGGAGAAGCAGGCCAAGACCATCGGCTACGTTGCAGAAGATACGCCACACACGCGCGAGGTGTATGAAGGGGCGATACCCAATGCCGAGAAGCGGGGCTTCAAAACAGTGTTCAAAGATGTTGCACCTGCAGGAACGACAGACTTCACGTCTATTCTCGTGAAGTTGAAGGCTGCTGACCCGGACGTGATCTACGTATCGGCATTCACACCGTTTGCAGTCACGTTCAAGAAGCAGGCGAAGGAATTCGGATTAAAGCCCCGGGAATGGCACTTTACGCATGCTGATAAATCCTTCTCCGATGCATTAGGAAAGGATGCCAATTACGTTACCACAGAATATAACTGGCTTACCGGAATGCCCTACGGGGATTTAAAAAAATTCCACGAAATACTGAAAGAAGCCAAGATCGATCCCGAGGAGTACATGGATACTTCTCTGCACTACACACCCCTGGAAGTTGTGGAAGTGGCTGTGCCCAAGGCAGATTCTCTGAAACCGGACGATCTGATGAAAGCGATCAAAGCAGTCAACTTCGAGTCTGTGATCGGGCCCATGTATTTTGAACCGACCAAGGGCCACTCTGCGTTCAAACAGCTGGCGATCCAGTACATCGACGGGAAGTATTACATCATCGGTCCGAAGAAGATCGCAACGCATAGGCACGTGTACCCGAATCCGGCACCGTAA